The genomic interval aaattgctgctTTCCATAAAAACTCAAAGAGCTGCATGCATACAATTAAGAGGTGGCACATCCAGCTCTGTCCGCGCAGCCCAGAATAGAAAACCATATTTGGAATCTAAGCTGCCTTCTGTGACTCCTTCTGCCTTAAACCAAAAATCTGCTGCTCACACATGGCGGAGAGCAGAAAGACGAGGTGACTGCCATTCCGTGTGTGAGCATGCCTGAATATTCTGCACACGTAAGAGGGTCACATGGCCCAAAAGCGCGGCTCACCTGCTTTGAAGAAACGCACTAAACACTGGTGGAGCCAGGGATGGTCTGGGTCGATGGAGAAGGCCCTCTTCACTGACTGCAACATCAGCAGGAACTTCTCTGCAAGGcaaatgtgaatttgtgttAAAACGGCATCAAGGGTGGTACTGTGAGAGAACAAAACtctctcagttttattttttgtttttgtttttttacaggtTTTACAGGTTTCTGAGGCAAATTAGCCTTCTGAGGCACATCCAAAACAACATCCAAATAAACCATTTTCCCTGGATTTCCCTGAATTTCACTCTCAGTATTTACAGATATCCATGTCAAATGATTTTAAGCAAGCTTAACCTTCTAGGTTCTTCCACAAGTTATCTGATCCTGAGACAGTGTACGCCACTTTACCCTGCCCTTTCTTCTTTACATTTCTACTTTGACCAAACATGTCCCCTGCTTACCTTTTCTAAAGTAGATCTCAAATGCCAGGAGATGAGTGTCTATCTTATTTTTCACTAGGTTTTTCAAGGGAGTCAAGAACTTAACCGCTTCTTCCAGTGGATTTTCTACCTgttcagaaaaacagacacGGGAGAAAAGACACTGAGCGCCCCACATTCTGCCGTCTGCTCATCTAtgtttctctcgctctctctcgccctctgcGAGCGCAGGCCGCCCGCACGCTCCTCCGCGGCCCGCCGCCCTCCCCGCCCACCTTGGCGAGCTTCTCCGGGATGAGCTCCTCCTTGGGCCCGCCGATCTCCTCGTCGTcgtcctccttcttcttcttctggtTCTTGAGCTGCTTCTCCTTCTCGGcgttcttcttctcctcctccagctgggcctTCTTCTGCGCTCGCCGCTGCTTGTTCCTCAGCTTCTTCAGCTCTTTGTCCGACAGGTTCGCTGCGGAGGCACAGGCGGTTTAGCGCGTTTCCCTAATAAGAGTCTTAGGCGTAGTGACAAACCCCAGAGGAACCAGCTGATGCAACAAAAACTCATGATAAAACTCTTCGGCTGTCAAACAAAACTTGCACATTAACATATACTAAGAGTTGCTCTCTTGAAACCTATTTGAGACTGTCACAATGTCTTTGAGTTAAGGGGTATAATTAacaaattttaatgtaattgaAGAAAAATATTGCAAACACTTTGGCACATTTTGCATTCACTGATGTGTTTGTCCACAGTATCAGAATTACAGTAGGCAAACTTGGCCAAACCCAGCAAATTTTTATACAGGACGACCAGCTGTGGAAGTCTGCAAAAACAAGTCAAATCAAATTCACACAGGACTTACATTAGAGATTGCCAGTGACCTCTGAACCAACATGTCTTTCTCCACAGCTTCTGGATAGTGTTATCACAGATAGCTTAGCGCTCTTTTTAGCACGGTCGTGCACCATTGGTGTGTAGATGGTAGATGAGGGACGCGCTTGCTCACCTGTGTCCGCCTCCAGCTCCTTGTTCTCATTGGTCAGCGGGTTGTCGTGCAGGGCGAGGTAAATCTCGATGGCCGTCCGGGACGCCTTGTAGTAGAAGGGGTGCATGCGCAGCACGTCCTCCAGCTTCAGCAGGTCCACGTACGAGCGCAGCGTCATCTTACGCATGCAGTACGTGTGGAAGTCGAACTGGTCGTCCGTGATCTCCACAAAATGCTGTGGGACAGGGGCCGTGCGCAACGGGTCAGGCACACTGGGAGGGACAGGTACGGAGCTCATGCTAGATTTCGCCGGCGGGGGGGACTTACCCTCTCGATTTCGTGGCACTTCTTCAGCGCCTCCCCGTACTTGTGCATGGACTTGTAGGCCAGCGCGCACTCGGTCTGGAACCACATGCACTGCATCTCGTTCAGGTTCTCCACCGCCGACGCCCCCTCCTGCACAGAGACGGGCGCGTCAGAGGGGCCTCGGACACGCTTCGctcacccctcacacacacacacacacacacacacacacacacacacacacacacacacacacacacacacacacacacacacacacccccctgtGCTAGAGCAGCTGCCTGTGGCACTCGGCCTGGGATCAGACACTGGCTGCCCCTCAGGGCATCAGGGGCGTGACTCTGACACGTGATCAATGCTGTATTTGCCAGCGTAAGCTAAAGCACAgctctgctttaaaaaacactttcatgttCGTTCTCGCATCAAAAAGGCTTTATATTAACTGAGGCGTGTATATTAAAAAGGCGTGTATATTAACTGATTCCATTCCTTTTTTGATATCACATGCAGTCGTTGTTTGAAAAAGCTccacatataaaatgtacaatactATACAGGAGTTATgccaatattattttatataccAGGGGGAGCATGACATTCATAACATTCCTGAGAAGAATGCATTAATTATCGCACAATTAAGTATTGTACCATTACAATGCATAAATATCAGAATCCTGTCACCCATCTATAAATCTGCCTTGCGGAGGCCTTTCATATGGTCCATGCCAGGCCCTGAACACTTTCTCCAAATTTAATTTTCTCAGACAGGAACCCTATATTCCCTTGACATAACTCCAAGCTCCAATAACACACAGGTTTAAAAATAACGAGGCAAACGTATTGATCATTCTTCAGGTAAATGCCAAGCCTCTCGCATGATAAGGACTATTACCAGGGAAAACGCACCCAGTCCATCCAAAGTCTCCCATCACTTCTACCCACACACCAAAGAGCCCTAACAATGCTGCCCGTGAAGCCCACGTCTGACCACGGAGGCCAGGAGAGGCCGGGCGAGACCCCTGTCCCTCCGTCTCACCCGTGTGAACTTGGAGCACATGTCCTCGGCCTCCTTCACCATGCCGGCCTTCAGCATGTACTTGGCGCACTTGGAGTTGATGAAGCGGTCGGCCGTGTCCAGCGCCTGGGCCTCGTCCATCCACCGCGCCGCCTCCTTGATGTTCCCCGCGTGCTacaaaaggaaggagagagtcACCATGGAGATATATCATCCTTCTCAAGTGACAATGGCAAGGCACAGGTTTCATATGTAGAAATGAGGGGCAATAAAGACTAGAACTGCATCTAGAACTGTTCTCTGAGAAATGACTGGCAGTTTCATTTATTCttcatatttaatatacatctaATTAGAGGTCTTGAAATTATTACGAACCTGGAAAAAGCCAAGAAGTACTTGGGATAAGAACCCCAGGAAAAAGGTTTAGGCCAATAGTCCTAAATAACCTGACTCAATAATGCCTGTTATGTCCTCGGTGACTCTTGGTGCTTTGTGCATTAACACTAAGCCTCCCCCCGCCGGCAGGTACCTTGTAGATTTTGGCTTTGATGAGGAACAGCTCGATGAGGGTGGGCGTGCTCTCGATGGCTGAGTTGATGTACTCGAGGGCGAGGGTCTGCTGCCCGATCTGGTCATAGTGCTGCGCCAGGAAGTACTGCACCCACAGGAGGGTGGTGGGCGGCTCCTCTTTACCGTCATCTGCAGGGAGTCGACCACACACGTCACCTCCCACAATCCACCGCATTTGGTTTCAGCAAAACGTCTAAAGACAACTTCCACCTCGTATTCCCACCTGACGTATCTATATATGCCAACGGTGCTAAGAGGGGTTGTGAAAGCTTCAACAAACTGCATTCTACCTGACTTAAATTTAGCCGCTCATCAAATGAATTGTTAaggttttgttcatttgtaagGAAAATAATTTCCCTCTCACAGTGGTTTCACTGCATTATAAGCATAGCCTTCATGAAAGAGTATCATTTTTTTGGGTCAGCATTTTAAAGAGCGCTTACCATTTTGATTGAACATTCGGCAGATATTTAAAGATGTTTCATAGCCGACTACTAATTCTTCAATTATTGCCACCTGCAGGAAAAAATTAAACCGCAGAACAAAATGTCAGCAATCTAGTACATTCACACTACGGATGACATGGCAGCCAACAACAGTAACTCGCCGCGTGAGAAACGAGCAACGCTTTcacagaaaaggaaacagacagagagcacagcagcctGCACTGCAGTTATACAGCCTTGGTAAACGCAGGCTGTGATTTAGTGGCACTTGGCGCTCCGTGCCTACACCGAGGAGCAGTACAGCGCAGGGCAGACCGAGGTTGACCGGAGATCTCCTCACCTTCTCCTTGTCGTTATAGAGGGACTTCAGGGTGGTGAAAACCGGAGGACAGCCTTTGCTGAAGTTCATTCTTAAATATTTATCCAGGCATTCCCGAAATTTCTCGCCTGACCACAGGGAGACACGAGAGGCACCACTCATTAATTCAGCAAAGACACGCAAGCATCTCGTGCTGACAAACCATTATGGAATCCAGCTTGTTGTTCATGTTTCAGTCACGTGTCTCTCTTATTGGATGGGGCCAGTTACCCATGGGGCTCCTTCCATTCAACCTGATCCAATAAGGCCCCTTGTTAAGATTAAAGTGTTATAGGCTACCTCTTTAACTGCACACACCAATATCCTGTTCTCCTATCCTTATATGACAGATCACCAGGGTGAACTGTGGCTATCTACAACTGGAAGGTCAACACTAGAGTTTCCTCTCAGCTGTGCAAATATGTAATTTTGGTATATAGATGTGACCACAAGTCCTGTTTGACAGAGTGAAACACTAGAAATGTCAACACTGGATTAAAAACCAcccttcatttatttacttattcaacaatttcattaaaacatctttttggaaaatgtcatgTGCATTGATACATCTCTTCTAATGAGTGTACAGGGGTGTGAAAGGAGAAACCCCCTTTGCAGAAGGGATATTGATATAGAATGACTCACCCGACAAGAAGTTTAGAGGGAGCCTCCTTGGCACCAGTCCTTTGGGATATTTTACCCAGGCCTCTTCATagattttttgcttttcttctaTGCTGGCTGTAAGACAGATACAGGGTTCAGGTCAGGGACTACTATTATCAGCCAAACAATGATGGCAGGCACAGTCTGAGAgaagtgtgagagtgtgaggaAGAAACACTCATATGGTTGTGCTACCTGTGAGCGGTCACTCTGGACTGTGTCAACATGGTCCACTGAAACCAAAGGTATATGTCTGCCTGActgttttatctttttgttcTCCACTAGCCCAAAGAGGTATTCAAAACTGGTGTGAAAGTGATAAGGGGAGAAACCCTGACAGGCTGACTGGGACTATACAGAAAGTCTGACAAAAGACAGGTTTTTGGAACACTCCTCTCGCATTTCTACTAAATTTCAGCAACCCCTTTAGTGTTACCCATCGGGAAGGCATGGGGAGTTCCCAAGTGCTACAAGGACAAGGCCCAAAAGGTGTCTACAAAACCAAAGCGGCACATGAGGAAGTCTGACAGGTGTTACAGCTAACAGCTATTATTAAGCGTTTAGAAGCATTTCCAGGTCCTCAGCCGTTTGTGAGGGCCTGCATCATCTCCCAGGAGCCGCCGAGCGAGATAATGTCTGAGCGGCGGTGACAGGTTCAGCGCGGTTTGAGCACGGTGTGAAGGGGAACGCCTTCCACCCGCGGCGGCTGGGAGTGACGCGCACCCGTTCAGAGCCCGCGGTACAGCACACCCCACGCAGGCCCGTCACAGCGCAAAACCCCGTCTCTGGGTGGATTATGACAGCTCACCGAGTGAAATGCGCCGCTAATGCATGAGAAAGAGGTTTTCACCAATTTATTCAGGACTACAGTGAAGGAACtgaagacagcagagagacgAGCCAAAACTCGAGGAGATGACTTTATACAACCACAGTGGTTACGGGTATTCTCATCCATGCAGTTTCCGAAAGCCAATcgatattttttttgtttttaagacgCACGTGTTCGGAAAGCGTGCCTGGATTCCCGAAGAACGATGGAAACCTAACACCGAGTCGCGGAGACCAGGGACCTTGCCCCGCTCGTTAAACGAGCCCTCACAACTGCGACCAAACGCAGCCACAGCGGCCAAAGTCGGGAAACCACAGACCTCCAGCACTGAGTCCCAGTGCATTTCAGAAACGCAGCACAAAAGCTGGAGACAGAAGCTGGCAATACAACggaggttttgtgtgtgttattggCTCTTTTAAAGAAACTGCAGACTAGGTCTAACAGAAGAAACTTAGAAAAAAGCAGTTGAAGGCAACATACTTTCATGCAAGCCACAGTATCTTTATAACGTGAGAGAAGTACATTTTGACCACTTGGCTCTGCATCTGAGCTTTGTAACGATGCTTTGGAAAAGGCTATTGGGAGCAGCATAATGAAGTACTTCATTTTCTGAGCAGAGATGAAGCAATagcaaagaaacataaaaaacagtgcaatatTCCTTATATATAGTTCACTTTCTCCCCTGCATTTTAGGACACCACATCACGTTGGTCACACAGAACGGAAAGTTCTAGATTCTTCCAGGCACAGGATTGTGCGTACCGGGCTTCAGCGCTTTCTCCAGGCCGTGGTAGTAGGACCAGTTCTCCGGGTTGCGCTCCTGTAGCCGGCGGTACACCTCTGTGGCCTCCTCCATGCGCTccagcttcagcagcagctccccTGCGGAGACAAGCGCGCCGTCCGCGGCGTGTCAGCCAGCCCTCTGTGTAACAGTGACCCACTGCCCCACGCACACGCCCGTCACTGGCTTCATCTATACCTGAGGCACCTACCGGGCGCTAAGCAGAGCTTTCAGGAACCATTTCCTTAAAAGGGGCGTCTAGGATGCTCATACGAGAAAACCTTGGGGAGAGTGTCTGGTTGGCCGTACCCAGCATTTACAAAGCAGCCTATTATTCC from Megalops cyprinoides isolate fMegCyp1 chromosome 22, fMegCyp1.pri, whole genome shotgun sequence carries:
- the naa15b gene encoding N-alpha-acetyltransferase 15, NatA auxiliary subunit b, with amino-acid sequence MPTVTLPPKENALFKRILRCYEHKQYRNGLKFCKQILSNPKFAEHGETLAMKGLTLNCLGKKEEAYDLVRRGLRNDLKSHVCWHVYGLLQRSDKKYDEAIKCYRNALKWDKDNLQILRDLSLLQIQMRDLEGYRETRYQLLQLRPAQRASWIGYAIAYHLLEDYEMAAKIIEEFRKTQQTSPDKVDYEYSELLLYQNQVLREAGLYKEALDHLMTYEKQICDKLAVEETKGELLLKLERMEEATEVYRRLQERNPENWSYYHGLEKALKPASIEEKQKIYEEAWVKYPKGLVPRRLPLNFLSGEKFRECLDKYLRMNFSKGCPPVFTTLKSLYNDKEKVAIIEELVVGYETSLNICRMFNQNDDGKEEPPTTLLWVQYFLAQHYDQIGQQTLALEYINSAIESTPTLIELFLIKAKIYKHAGNIKEAARWMDEAQALDTADRFINSKCAKYMLKAGMVKEAEDMCSKFTREGASAVENLNEMQCMWFQTECALAYKSMHKYGEALKKCHEIERHFVEITDDQFDFHTYCMRKMTLRSYVDLLKLEDVLRMHPFYYKASRTAIEIYLALHDNPLTNENKELEADTANLSDKELKKLRNKQRRAQKKAQLEEEKKNAEKEKQLKNQKKKKEDDDEEIGGPKEELIPEKLAKVENPLEEAVKFLTPLKNLVKNKIDTHLLAFEIYFRKEKFLLMLQSVKRAFSIDPDHPWLHQCLVRFFKAVSESKDLPEAVRTVLQQEMARLFGESDAKSFNEAFLRKHSSSIPHRVAAARMMYYLDPSTEKKAVELATALDESLNNRSIQICTEVLESLRDGSLGDGQQTAEAYRADCHKLFPYTLAFMPPGYEENMKIAVNGDVSAEPEELANDM